A region of the Pirellulales bacterium genome:
GGCAAAACGTGCTTCACTGACGAAGTCACTACTGGGCGACGCGCTCGGATTCGTTGACAAACGTCCGCGGCGAAACGCCGTCGACAATGTAATTTCGTGCAGACGCTGCTTAACGTGCTCGCGTCCGGCCGCGTCGCCGCACCACCAGGTGCCGATCGACGGCATACAGAGATTTTCGTTCAGCAACGCACGGCACAAGTCAGGTAAGTAGCCCATGAAGACCGCCGGCTCGACGAGCGAACTGCCGAGTGCATTGGCCACCGCGACATTCCCCGAGCGCACCGATTCCAGCAATCCGGGCACGCCCACCGCCGGATCGCCGCGCAGTTCCAGCGGATCGGCATGTGCGTCGCTCAAGCGACGAAAAATCACATCGACCGGAAGCAGCCCGCCCAGAGTTTTCAACAGGACGTGATCGTCGCGAACCGCCAGGTCCCCGGATTCGACCAAGGTGTAGCCGAGATAGCGCGCGAGATAGGCATCTTCGAAATAATGCGGGCTTTGCGGCCCCTGACTCAACAGCACAATGCGTGGATTGGTCGTTTGTTTCGGAGCGAGCTCGCGCAAAGTTTCGCGCAGCGCGATGAAGAACGGCGCCATCCGTTCTACCCGGCTGCGCCGAATGACGCTGGAAAGCATCCGCGAGACGACAATCCGATTCTCGAGTGCGTAGCCTGCCCCCAACGGCGCATCGGTCCGATCGGCCACGACCCACCACCGTCCATCGGGCGAGCGAGCCAGGTCCGCCGCGTAAAAATGCAGGAATACGTCGCGCGCGGGTCTCTGTCCGTGCAATTCGCGATGAAACGTCGGGTGCGCAAACAGTAGATCGGCCGGCAGCAATCCTTCGGTCAGCAGGCGTTGCGGGCCGTACAGATCGGCCAGCACGCGATTCAACAGTCGGGCCCGCTGCACAAGGCCCGTACTAATGCGCCGCCATTCGTCGGCCGCGATCAATACCGGAAAGACGTCCAGGTCCCAGGGACGAGCCCCCTGCCCTGGCTCCCCCACGGCGTTGTACATCAAGCCGTTTTCGTGAACCAAGCGCACGGATTGCTCGCGCCGGCGGGCAAACTCGTCGGCGCCGAACGTCGTCAGCGCATCGGCGAACGTGCGCCAGGCAGGACGCAGCAGGCCCGGCGCAGAAAACATTTCGTCGAAAGCGCCAGGCAGCGGCGCGTAGCCGTCGAGCATGCCCCCGTCGCTACCCGTCGTACTGGCCAAAGAAGAGCTCATCTTTCGGCGCTAGACCGGCGGAGATCGAGGGTCAACGGATAATCGGGATTCAACTGCTCGTGCGGAGCGTTCCATGCTCCGCCCGTGTGCCCCATGCGGAAGAATCTTGCCGCCCGACGGCTTTCGGCCTCGTAGGCGTTGATCGGGCTGGTCGTATAGTTGCGCCCGCCCGGGTGCGCCACATGATATTCGCACCCGCCCAAGCTGCGCTTCTGCCAGGCATCCGCGATATCGAACACGAGCGGCGTCTGCACGGGTATCGTGGGATGCAAGCAACTCGGCGGCTGCCAGGCGCGATAGCGCACGGCGGCCACGAATTCCCCTTCGACGCCCGTCGGATGCAACGGCACGCGGCGGCCGTTGCAGGTGACAATATGTCTCGAGCTGGTCATGCCGTTAACACGCACCTGTAAACGTTCGACCGATGAATCCACATAACGCGACGTGCCGCCCCCGCCCTGCTCTTCCCCCAGCACATACCAGGGCTCGATCGCCTGCCTTAATTCTACCTGCACGCTGTCCTGCACAATGGTGCCGATCAACGGAAAGCGAAATTCAAAGTGGGCGTCGAACCAGGACAGCTCCAGCGGAAAGCCGGCAAGCCCGGTTTCCCGGATCACGTCGCGGAAATCCTGCTGAACAAAATAGGGTAAAAGGAACCGATCGTGCAATGTCGTTCCCCAGCGAACCAGCCGATCCCGGTTCGGCCGTTCCCAGAATCTGGCGACCAGCGCTCGCAATAAAAGCTGCTGCGTAAGGCTCATGCGAGCGTGCGGCGGCATCTCGAACGCGCGGAATTCCACCAGGCCGAGCCGGCCTGTCGCACTGTCAGGTGAATACAGTTTGTCGATGCAAAATTCCGCACGGTGCGTATTGCCCGACACGTCCACCAGCAAGTTGCGAAAGATGCGGTCAACCAGCCAGGGTGGGCATTCCTGGCCACTCGCCGCGTGCGGATCGGGCACCTGGGCGCAAGCCAGTTCCAGTTCGTAGATCGAGTCTCGGCGTCCTTCGTCGACACGCGGCGCCTGACTTGTCGGGCCGATGAACGCGCCCGAAAACAAGTACGACAGCGACGGGTGGTTATTCCAATAGGTCACCAGGCTGCGCAGCAAATCGGGCCGGCGCAAAAAGGGACTGTCGATCGGCGTCGGGCCTCCCAGCACGATGTGGTTGCCACCGCCGGTACCGGTGTGCCGACCGTCGTACGCGAATTTTTCCGTTCCCAATCGGGTCTGGCGCGCTTCCTCGTAAAGAGTCGTCGTCAATTCGACCAGCTCGCCCCAACTGCGCACCGGCGGCGTGTTGACTTCGATCACACCGGGATCCGGCGTGACTTTGAAGTTTTGCAACCGATGGTCGGCCGGGGGCGGGTAACCTTCGACCACCACGGGAGACTTCATCTCGGCCGCCGCGGTCTCGATCGCGGAAACCAGGTCGAGGTAATCTTCCAAGCGCTCGACCGGCGGCAAAAAGACATGTAGCGTTCCCTCGCGCGGCTCGACGCACAGCGCGGTGCGGATCACTTCGGCCGCCTCGAGATCGGGCGACGCCGCGCGGACCGTGTTCTGCGGATGCACCTCGCGGCCGTCACGCCCCCGGTCCCGCGCCGGAATCTCAGGCTGCGCCGTTCGGCCGGGATAATCGGGAAGCGGCTCGCGCGGCGCGGTCGGATCGAGCGGATGAATTCCACGGCGGATCGCCGGCGGAACGTAAGGGAGCGCCTCGAGAGGTAACCGCAATCCCAGCGGCGAGTCTCCCGGCAAGAGAAACAAGGCGTCGCTACGCACGGGCCAGGGACCGCTGCGCCAGCGCGGCTTGCCTTGCCACCATTGCCGTTCGAGCGGCAGCACAAAACCGGTGACGGCGCTCAGCCCACGCTCGAAGACGCGGGCCAGTCGCGCGCGCTCTTCGGCGCTCTCCAGCTTTGGATCCCGCGGATCGACATTGACCGGCAGGTGACGCTCCTTGGCCAGATAATGCCAAGGATCTTCGTAGGCCGGCACCATCCAGTCCGACTCGACCTGCAAATGCGCGGCGATGCGGTGAACCAGTTGCTGGGCGTCAGCCACGGTGTTCTTGTATTTTTTGCCTTCTTTGGCGATCAAGCTCGCATCGCGCCACACCGGCTTGCCATCGGCGCGCCAGTAGCACGCCAGCGCCCAGCGCGGCAAGGGTTCGCCCGGGTACCATTTGCCCTGGCCGAAATGCAGCAACGCATCGGGCGAGAACTTCGCCTGCAAGCGGCGCACGAGATCTTCGGACAGCTTTCGCTTCGTGGGCCCC
Encoded here:
- a CDS encoding transglutaminase family protein, with amino-acid sequence MSIRVALHHETRYDYDRLVTLSPQIVRLRPAPHSRTPILSYSLKVEPSDHFENWQQDPHGNFLARLVFLEKTRSLNIAVDLIAELTVINPFDFFIEASAEMFPFEYEPWLARELRPYLELESTGQRFKAYMDAVGCPRMKTVDLLVALNQRLQEEVRYLIRMEPGVQTSEETLTLGSGSCRDSAWLLVQVLRRLGLAARFVSGYLVQLVPDVKPLDGPSGAAADFTDLHAWTEVYVPGAGWIGLDPTSGLLAGEGHIPLACSPDPASAAPITGGVEACETKFSFDMSISRIHEDPRVTRPYSDDEWARVEALGHAVDERLNAGDVRLTMGGEPTFVSIDDMDGDEWNIAAVGPTKRKLSEDLVRRLQAKFSPDALLHFGQGKWYPGEPLPRWALACYWRADGKPVWRDASLIAKEGKKYKNTVADAQQLVHRIAAHLQVESDWMVPAYEDPWHYLAKERHLPVNVDPRDPKLESAEERARLARVFERGLSAVTGFVLPLERQWWQGKPRWRSGPWPVRSDALFLLPGDSPLGLRLPLEALPYVPPAIRRGIHPLDPTAPREPLPDYPGRTAQPEIPARDRGRDGREVHPQNTVRAASPDLEAAEVIRTALCVEPREGTLHVFLPPVERLEDYLDLVSAIETAAAEMKSPVVVEGYPPPADHRLQNFKVTPDPGVIEVNTPPVRSWGELVELTTTLYEEARQTRLGTEKFAYDGRHTGTGGGNHIVLGGPTPIDSPFLRRPDLLRSLVTYWNNHPSLSYLFSGAFIGPTSQAPRVDEGRRDSIYELELACAQVPDPHAASGQECPPWLVDRIFRNLLVDVSGNTHRAEFCIDKLYSPDSATGRLGLVEFRAFEMPPHARMSLTQQLLLRALVARFWERPNRDRLVRWGTTLHDRFLLPYFVQQDFRDVIRETGLAGFPLELSWFDAHFEFRFPLIGTIVQDSVQVELRQAIEPWYVLGEEQGGGGTSRYVDSSVERLQVRVNGMTSSRHIVTCNGRRVPLHPTGVEGEFVAAVRYRAWQPPSCLHPTIPVQTPLVFDIADAWQKRSLGGCEYHVAHPGGRNYTTSPINAYEAESRRAARFFRMGHTGGAWNAPHEQLNPDYPLTLDLRRSSAER